A stretch of the Argentina anserina chromosome 6, drPotAnse1.1, whole genome shotgun sequence genome encodes the following:
- the LOC126797771 gene encoding 60S ribosomal protein L24-like has product MVLKTELCRFSGAKIYPGRGIRFIRSDSQVFLFINSKCKRYFHNRLKPSKITWTAMYRKQHKKDIAQESAKKRRRTTKKPYSRSIVGATLEVIQKRRTEKPEVRDAAREAALREIKERIKKTKDEKKAKKAEVVAKQKSKGQNIPKGAGPKGPKLGGGGGKR; this is encoded by the exons ATGGTTCTCAA AACTGAACTCTGTAGGTTCAGTGGGGCGAAGATCTACCCTGGAAGAGGCATCAGATTTATCCGATCTGACTCTCAG GTGTTCCTCTTTATCAATTCAAAATGTAAGAGGTACTTCCACAATCGGCTGAAGCCATCCAAGATTACATGGACTGCCATGTACAGGAAGCAACACAAGAAG GATATTGCTCAAGAATCTGCTAAGAAGAGGAGACGTACCACCAAGAAGCCTTATTCAAGGTCAATAGTTGGTGCTACCCTGGAGGTTATCCAGAAGAGAAGAACTGAAAAGCCAGAAGTTCGTGATGCTGCCCGGGAAGCTGCACTCCG tgaaatcaaggaaaggaTCAAAAAGACCAAGGATGAAAAGAAGGCAAAGAAGGCAGAAGTTGTTGCCAAACAGAAGAGTAAGGGTCAGAATATTCCCAAGGGAGCTGGCCCCAAGGGTCCCAAGCTTGGTGGCGGTGGTGGCAAGCGCTGA